The following coding sequences are from one Nicotiana tabacum cultivar K326 chromosome 1, ASM71507v2, whole genome shotgun sequence window:
- the LOC142164618 gene encoding uncharacterized protein LOC142164618 — MRRSRSVNNLLPLDPEIERTLHRLRKEVDARTRIERELNIVVQPYPIEMAADLIHRLFVGLPHEDLQRHIQNFLEITDTYNYQNVFKDYVRLTLFPISLIGEAKEWLNKEPTNSIRTWDDLVLRSQILGFEQRAGETLRQAWERYKKMLRDCPHHCQTDEVLGHTFVDGLDDASKMNLDLACGGSCMARPYSKIQILLNNFTANDNNWQGEGDSRKDIKQKSVGLLELDEVSAMRADIAKLANQMTRMTIQQPQPMQHVHQMAICCELCGDNHMSDMCPTNPESIYYVGQQNRGPPNQHAQYGNSYNPNWRNHPSFSWGENQQNQNQHRPQGGFNQPQNPPQQMEESTNELLKKLLVDNQQIRTDNQQLKTDFRNLERQLGHDTEKNPQVNAVTLRNGRELEEVPKKRKNKHVPEGELIPKVTNEPKKTIEIPEPVQLNIPLVDVLREIPKYAKYIKDIVSHKKRSTEFETIALIEECTSRVQNKLPQKLKDPGSFTIPVHIGNVDVGRALCNLGVSINLMPLSLFKQLGLGAPRPTTVMLQLADRSIAHPEGVIEDVLLQIGKFIFPADFIILDYEADELVPIILGRPLLATSDAIIKEEKLLRVLREHKRALGWTMSDIKGISPAFCMHKILMEDGHKPSVEQQCRLNPIMKEVTANGCMMAIFTDIVERFVEVFMDDVSIFGCSFDNCLMNLDKVLARLLEKDVVLKFDDVCLKAFEELKGRLVTAPIIIAQD; from the exons ATGCGAAGAAGTAGAAGCGTAAACaatctccttcctcttgatcccgaaattgaacgaacacttcacagATTGAGGAAGGAGGTGGACGCTAGAACCAGAATTGAAAGAGAGTTgaacatcgtagttcaaccataTCCAAttgagatggcag CTGATCTAATCCATAGGCTGTTTGTGGGTTTACCTCATGAAGACctgcagaggcacattcagaatttcttagAAATTACAGATACCTACAACTATCAGAACGTTttcaaggactatgtcaggctgacacttttccccatttcacTGATTGGGGAAGCTAAGGAGTGGTTGAATAAAGAGCCAACAAATTCAATCcgcacttgggatgatctg GTGTTGAGGAGTCAAATTCTTGGGTTCGAACAACGAGCTGGCGAGACACTTCGCCAAGCATGGGAAAGGTACAAGAAGATGCTCAGAGACTGTCCTCATCATTGTCAGACAgacgaggtattgggtcacacttttgtagaTGGGTTAGATGATGCTTCAAAGATGAATCTAGACttagcttgtgggggtagttgcatggccagACCATATAGTAAAATCCAAATCTTGCTgaataatttcactgctaatgataatAACTGGCAAGGTGAGGGTGATTCACGGAAGGACATTAAACAAAAATCAGTTGGGTTACTTGAACTTGACGAGGTTTcagccatgagagccgatattgCAAAGCTGGCCAATCAGATGACTAGAATGACAATACAGCAACCACAACCGATGCAACATGTACACCAAATGGCTATTTGCTGCGAATTATGTGGTGACAAtcatatgagtgacatgtgccccacaAATCCAGAATCCATCTATTATGTGGGGCAACAGAACAGAGGTCCACCGAATcagcatgcacaatatgggaatTCTTACAATCcgaattggaggaatcatcccaGCTTCTCATGGGGTGAAAATCAGCAGAATCAGAATCAGCATAGACCCCAAGGGGGTTTCAATCAGCCTCAAAAtccaccccaacaaatggaagagaGCACCAACGAATTGTTAAAAAAGTTGTTGGTTGACAATCAACAGATCAGGACTGACAATCAGCAGCTCAAGACTGACTttagaaatcttgagaggcagcTGGGGCA TGACACAGAGAAGAATCCACAAGTGAATGccgttacacttagaaacgggagaGAGCTTGAGGAAGtgccaaagaaaaggaaaaataagcaTGTACCTGAGGGAGAGTTGATCCCTAAAGTGACAAATGAGCCAAAGAAGACTATTGAAATTCCAGAGCCA gttcaattgaatattccactgGTTGATGTGCTTCGGGAAAttccaaaatatgctaagtacataaaagacatagtgtCTCATAAGAAGAGATCGACTGAGTTTGAGACAATTGCACTTATTGAGGAGTGCACTTCtagggtccaaaataagcttcctcaaaagcttaaggatcctggcagctttaCGATTCCTGTGCATATTGGTAATGTTGATGTGGGTCGTGCTCTTTGCAATTTGGGGgtaagcataaatctgatgcccctGTCTTTGTTCAAAcaattgggtctgggagctccaaGGCCAACTACTGTGATGTTACAGCTGGCTGACAGGTCAATAGCACACCCTGAgggggtgattgaagatgtgttgctgCAGATTGGGAAATTTATCTTCCCTGCTGACTTCATTATCCTCGATTATGAGGCTGATGAACTGGTCCCAATCATATTGGggcgacctctcttggctactagTGACGCAATTATCAAG gaagaaaagctgtTGAGAGTGCTACGGGAGCACAAGCGCGCACTGGGGTGGACGATGTCTGACATTAAGGGCATTAGTccagccttttgcatgcacaaaatcctcatggaagATGGACATAAGCCTAGTGTTGAGCAACAATGCCGCCTCAATCctatcatgaaagaggtg ACAGCAAATGG gtgtatgatggccatctttACTGACATAGTTGAGAGGTTTGTGGAAGTATTCATGGATGACGTTTCTATTTtcggatgttcttttgataactGCTTAATGAACCTCGATAAAgtacttgctag GTTGCTTGAGAAGGATGTAGTTTTAAAATTCGATGATGTCTGTCTGAAGGCATTCGAAGAGCTGAAAGGAAGGTTGGTGACTGCACCTATCATAATTGCTCAAGACTAG